CGAATCGGTGGAGACGGCGATCCGCCCGGCGATGGGGGGCAGCAGCGCGCCATCGGAGAGCGACAGTAAAAATTCGTTTTCAAAGTGCGGCAGGAAAACCCGCGCCACCAGTTCGGCGCTGGCCGTTCCGCCGCCGCCGTGGGCCAGCGTCACCACTTCAGACTTTGGCATGCGCCGCCTCCGCGTGCGATCCGCCGAAGCGGTAGTAAACGGAGCAGGTTCCCTCGTCCGACACCATGCAGGCCCCGATGGGGTTTTCCGGATTGCATGCCCTGCGGAAGAGCTTGCAGTCGGCGGGCTTTTTCATGCCGCGCAGGATGGAGCCGCAGATGCAGCCGGGGGTCTCTTTCTCGTCGCCGTCGAAGCTGATGCCGAACTCGCGCGCGGCGTTGTACCGCGCATACGCCCCTTTGCAGGTGAGGCCGCTCATCGGCACCGGCCCGATGCCGCGCCAGACCGCGTCGCACGGCTCGAAAATATCCGCCAGCAGCTTTTGGGCGTGGGCGTTGCCCGCCCAGGTCGCCACGCGGGTGTATTCAATTTCGGTCTCCGCCACGCCGCGGTTTGCCTGCCGCACGATCATGAGTACGGACCGCAATATATCGACCGGCTCGAAACCGGAAACGATGCACGGCTTCCCGGCGCCGGTGAGCGGCTTGTAGATGTCCGCGCCGGTGATGGTGGTGACGTGGCCGGGGCAAATGAAGGCATCCAGCCGCACTTCGCCGTCCAGCAGCGCCGCCAGTATCGCGGGGGTTGTCTTGTGCGCCGAGTAGATGAAAAAATTATCCGCCTTCGCCGCCCGCGCGTAGCTGATGGCGGCGGCGGTGACCGGCGCGGTGGTCTCGAACCCCACGGCGAAGAAGACCACTTTTTTGGCGGGCTGCTCCAGCGCCAGCTTCACCGCGTCGTCCGGCGAGTAGACCACGGCCACGTTGGCTCCCTTCGATTTCGCCTGTTGCAGGCTTTCGCGGGTGCCGGGCACGCGTATCATGTCGCCAAAGCTGGCCAGCACCGCATCGGGCCGCCGCGCGATCTCGATGGCGGCGTCGATCTCTTTTTTGGTGGTGACGCAGACGGGGCAGCCGGGGCCGGAGATCATCTCGATCTGCTCCGGCAGCATTTGCGGGATGCCGTATTTCACCAGCGTGATGGTGTGGCCGCCGCAGAACTCCATGATGCGGAGCGGCGTTTTGGATTCGGCGTGGATGGCGTCCGCCACTTTCTTCGCCAGCGCGCCGTCGCGGAACTCGCTAAGATATTTCATGCGGGCTTCCCGCCCAAATCGCCGATCCCCTCGATTTCGCCCAGCAGGTCAAGCGTTCGTTGCGCCTCTTCCCGGCTCAGCACCGATATGGCGCAGCCCGCGTGGATGATGACGTAATCCCCCACGCCCGCTTCCGGCACCAGCATCAGGTTCACGTCGCGGCTCACGCCGCCGAGGCGCGCCACGCCGCGAAATTCGCTTTTCTCAACCAACTCCATCGGAACCGCAAGGCACATATTTTATCCCCCCGTCTATGGATACTTCATGCTATCACATCGCCACGCAAATAAAATCCGGCCAGGAAAATGGATTTCTCCGCAGCTAAATTCCATTCTGGAGGCAAAATAACGGGAAAAATTATCGTGCGCCGCCAGGCAACATACAATAACACATTAATAAATAAAGCATTTTATCTAAAAATATACTATTGACAAAATATATACTAATGCCTAATAATATGGCCATGAAGAAGAAAGAGTTGTCTCTCAGGGAAATCAAGTTCGCAAGAACGAAACTTGCGCTTCTGGATGCCGCGCTCGCGCAGCTTCCCGGAAAGCCGTTTGACGAGATCACGCTTGGTGAAATATGCGCCGCCGCCGAGGTTTCATATGCCACCTTTTTTAACTACTTCGGCAAAAAGAGCGATCTGCTGTTTTACTTCATCCAGCTTTGGAGCATCGAGGTTTCCCACCATGCGCGCGGCATCGAAAAGGAGGCGGGGGGGGTGAAGGCGATAGAATCTATTTTTCAATACACCGCCCGGCAGTGCGGGAAAAGTCCCGAAATCATGGGCGAGATTGTTTCCTTCCTCGCGCGGCGGCGGGAAAAGGATACGTCGGCAATAGCGCCGCTGACCGGGGCCGAAAAGCGGCTGCGCTTTCCGGACATTGACGACTTTGAAGGTCTGGCCGAGATGGGATTGCTGTCGCTGTTCCCCGGCCACATTGAAACGGCGATAAGGAAAGGGGAACTTCCCCCCGGCACGAATGTGCAAGAAATGGTTCTGGCCCTCGCCGTTATTTTCCAAGGTGTGCCGGTAACCCTGGGCTTGGCAGGAGCACAAAACTATGCCGCCGCCTACCGGCATCAATTGCGCCTGCTTTGGGCGGGAGCACGCGCGACGTTAGAGGAGGATTTATCATGAAAATGCAAACGACTCGCGATACTTTTCCACTCCCCGCGCCGGAACAGGCGGAAAAAAATAATTCCGCGCCCCCTTTCTGGCCGTTCATGGCGGCGGGGAGCGCGCTGTTATTCCTTTCATCGATGCGTTTCGGCGTGGCGGAGTTGGGCTGGATAGCCTTCGCGCCGTTTTTGGCCGCGATGTATACGGAAGGGGGACTGAAGCGCCACCTCCGGCTCTTCGCGGTGATAGCCGTGGCCATGACCCTCACGGTGGGCAAGATCGTTACCGATCAGGTTCCCTGGTTCATGGCGCCGATGTTCTCCATACCGGGCGCCGTCTTTTGCTTCGCCACCATCTCGCTGGCGGCGGCGGCCCACCGGCGGCTGGGCCTGCGCTGGGGCATTTACCTTTTCCCCGCGTTGGCGGTAACGATGGAGTGGCTGCAATATTCCTTTACCGATGGCGGCTCGTGGGGGGCGCTGGCCTATACGCAGTTGGACAACCTGCCTCTTATCCAGCTTGCCTCGCTCACCGGCATTACCGGTGTTTCATTTCTTGTTGGGCTAGGTTCATCGTTGGCGGCGGCGGCATATACGGTTGGGCCGCGCGCCGTGAAGCGGGACTTTCTGCTGTTTGCGGCGTTGACCACAGCCGCGCTGGTATATGGCCAGTTGCGGCTGTCGCAAGACGCCCCCGGCGTTCCGATGCGCGTGGCGGCCGTCTCTTCCCCCTTGGGGGCGAAAGAAGTCATGGCGGCGAAAAACGATATTTCCGCTTTGCGGAAATACGACGGCGAGTTTTTTGCCCGCACCGAAAAGGCCGCCGCCTTGGGAGCCAAGACGGTTGTGTGGAACGAGGCGGCGACGATAATGGCTCCCGCCGATGAGGCCGCCTTTACCGCGCGCGGACAGGCGATGGCGAAAGATAAAGGGATAATCCTCGTCATGGCATACGGTGTGCTCCTTTCCGCCGATCCTTTCCACTGGGAAAACAAGTACCGGATGATCCTGCCGGACGGCACGGTGGCGGACGAATATTTCAAGCGCCACCCGGTTCCCGGCGATGGGCATGATGCCGGAACGAAGCACGCGAAGGTTGTCCCGATCCCCGGCGGCGCGCTGGGCGGCGCCATCTGCTACGATTTCGATTTTCCCCGCATCGCGCTCGACAACGCGCGTGACGGCGCGGGGCTGGTGCTGCTCCCTTCCTCCGATTGGAGGGGGATAGACCCGATCCATTCCCGCATGGCGCGGGTCAATGCCGTGGCGGCAGGGGTGTCAATGGTTCGTTCGGTGCGCGCCGCCACATCGCTTGCCACCGACCAGTACGGCAGGGAGTTGGGCAGCATGCGTTATTTCGGCGAAGGGGACGGCGTGATGGTGGCCGCCGTTCCCGCGCAAGCGGTGCCGACGCTCTACGCCAAGACCGGCGACGTGCTGCCGTGGCTGACGCTGGCGTTTTCCACCGTCGCCATCGCGCTGCTGGCCCGCCGCAAACATGCCTGAACTGATACCGCTTTATCCTCGATCCCGAAGTTTCCTCCCCTCACTTGAGGGGAGGATTCAGGTGGGGTTAAAGTAATAGCCGTTGTTCCGATAAAACAGGCTTGGTGCAAAATGCCCCAACCCCTCCTGCACCTCCCCTTGCAAAGGGGAGGGATCATTTATTTGATGAAAAGGGTTAACCGGCAGGCGCAAGCCCTCCCTCACGGATTCTCCCGCATCCGCAGACGGCGCGTCGCCTCGAAGAGCGACTGCCCCAGCGAAACCTTATAGATGTGCGGATTCAGCAGGCGGCGCATGGTGGGATGCAGCGTTTCCAGCCCGGCGCGGCAGGCGGCGCGAATCTCCGCCAATGGCCGCGGCGGCGCAAGGCGCTTGCCGTCCATCATCACCAGCTTCAGCAGCGGCACGGCGGCGGCGATATCGGCATAAAACTTCCGCTCGTATTCCAGGAAGGGGTGATACCCCCACACTCCTTGCGTGAAATCGTGCCGCTCCCCCTCGAAGTCGATGAGGTCGGCCATCATCCCGCCATCGCGGTCAAAGAGCCGCCACACCTGCTTGACGCCGGGAAGCGTCGACTTGCCGATGTTCTCGCTCAGCTTTATTTTCATCGCCATCGCGCCGCCCTCCGCCTCCACCGCCGCCAGCTTGTAAATGCCGCTGAACGAGGGGCTTCCCTCTGCGGTGACCAGCTTGGTGCCGACGCCGAAGATGTCTATCTTCGCGCCCTGCGATTTGAGGTCGTGTATGATCCGCTCGTCAAGCTCGCCGCTCGCCACGATCTTCACATAATCGAGGCCCGCCGCGTCGAGCATCTTCCGCGCTTCGACGCTTAGATAGGCCAGATCGCCGCTGTCAAGCCGGACGCCGCGCAACCGGCTCCCTTTCGCCGCCAGTTCGCGCCCCACGGCGATGGCGTTCGGAATGCCGCTCTTCAGCGTGTCGTAGGTATCCACCAGCAGGATGCAGCTATCGGGATACAAACCGGCGAAAGCGCGGAAGGCGGCCAGTTCGTCCGGGAACGCCATCACCCAACTGTGGGCGTGCGTGCCGCTCACCGGGATGCCGTGGATTTTTCCCGCCAGCACGCAGGAGGTGGCGGCGCAGCCGCCGATGTATGCGGCGCGGGACGCGGCCAGCGCGCCGTTGGGCCCCTGCGCGCGGCGCATGCCGAATTCCAGCACGTTGTCGCGCCCCGCCTCCAGCGATATGCGGGCCGCCTTTGTGGCGATGAGCGATTGGAAATTGACGATGTTCAACAGCGGCGATTCCACGATCTGGCACTGCTCCAGCGGACCGCCGACCCGCAGCAGCGGGGCCATCGGAAATACCGGCGATCCCTCCGGCACGGCATGGACTTCGCCGGTGAAACGAAAGCCGCGCAGGTGATCCAAAAATTCGTCCGTGAAAACCTTCCGTTCTTTCAGGTATGCGATGTCGTCCCCGCCGAAGCGGAGGTTCTCCAAAAAATCGAGCGCGCCGTCCAGCCCCGCCGCGATTGAGAACCCGCCGTTAAACGGTTGCGTGCGGAAGAACAGGTCGAACGATGCGCGCCGCCCCGCCAGCTTTTGGGCAAAATATCCCTGCGCCATCGTGAGATGGTAAAAGTCGGTGAACAGGCCGGAATGCGGAGCGTTCATCGTGCCGCCGCCGCGATATCGGCGGATGCGATGCGGCGCACCCCCGCCTTTTCCATGCCGGCCCATGCCGCGGCCACCGAGCCGTTCACAGCTATGCCGCGGCAGGCGTCTTCGATGACGAAGGTTTCAAAACCGGCGCGGCGCGCATCGATGGCGCTGTACGAGACGCAGAAATCGGTCGCCAGCCCCGCGAGGAAAATCCGCCTGAAACCGCGCGCGCGGAGATAGCCGTCAAGTCCGGTGGGGGTTGTGCGGTCATTTTCAAAAAACGCGGAGTAGCTGTCTATGCGTTCCCGGAATCCCTTGCGCAGGATAAGTTCGCAGCGGGTGATGGCCAACGCGGGATGAAACTCCGCGCCGCGCGTTCCCTGCACGCAGTGATCGGGCCATAGAACCTGAACGCCGTATGGAAGCTCCGCCGTATCGAACGGTTTTTTTCCGGGATGCGCCGAGGCGAACGAGCGGTGGCCCGCCGGGTGCCAGTCCTGCGTGGCGATGACGCGCGGGAACCATCCCGCCAGCCGGTTGATGACCGGCACGACCGCGTCCCCCTCCGGCACGGCAAGCGCCCCGCCGGGGCAAAAATCGTTCTGCACGTCCACGACAACAAGGACGTCGCTTTCGACCGGCGCCATCACCATAAAATTCCTTTCCGGCCATACCGGTTGAGGAGCAAGGCATTACCACCTTTCTTTATTCTACGTCATCCCGTCCCGTTCGCGCATCCCCCGCTCCAATGCGGCGCAAAGTGGTATAAAATAGGCGTTAAAAATACGGGGGAAACGGATTGAAGATTGAAATTATCACCGTCGGGCCGATAGACGTGAACTGCCACATACTCTATTGCGAACGCCACAAAGCCGCCATCATCGTCGATCCGGGCGACAGCAGCCGCCGCATCATCGACTTCCTCAACAGCCGCGAGCTGAAACCGAAGCTGATCGTGAACACCCACTGCCATCCCGATCACACCGGCGCGGTGGCGGCGCTGACGGCCCACTACGAGATACCGTTCCTCTGCCACAAGGATGACGAGTGGATGGCGTACGACGAAGGGATGATTCAGTTGGGGCGCTACTACGGGGTGAAGGCGATGCCGAAGGCCGACGGGGCGGTGGAGGACGGCGAGATGATCTCTTTGTGCGGCGACTTCATGATACAGGTGATCCACACCCCCGGCCACTCCCCCGGCGGCATCTGCCTGCTGGCGAATGGCAAGCATCTTCTCACCGGCGATACGCTTTTTCAAGGCTCCATCGGGCGCAGCGATCTCACCGGCGGCGATCACGATCTGTTGATCGACTCCATCCGCCAAAAACTGCTCGTCCTGCCGGATGAGGTTATCGTGTACCCCGGCCACGGCGAAACCAGCACCATCGGCGACGAAAAGCGGCACAACCCGTTCCTGCGGCAGACCGAAGGCTTCGCATGACCCACCCCCTGCTGGACGAGTGGCTGGAACACCTCACCGTCGAGCGGAACCTTTCGGAAAACACCGTCGATGCCTACGGCCGCGACGTGGCGGAGTTTCTGGCGCACTTCAAATCACCTTCGGCCCCGGGGCTGGAGCAAATCACCGCCGCCGAACTGGTGGGCTACTTCAAAACGCTGCTCGATAACAAGATCGCGGCCCGCTCGCGCGGGCGGAAGCTCTCGGCCCTGCGGATGTTCTACCGCCATCTCGTGGCGCAGAAGCATGTGAACGCCGACCCGACGCAAAACATGGAAAACCCCGGCGCGGCCAAGCACCTGCCAAAAGTGCTGAACAGCAGGCAAGTGGACGCCCTGCTGGAGCAGCCCGACCAGGACGCGAAGGAGGGCTTGCGCGACGCCGCCATGCTGGAACTGCTCTACAGCACCGGCATGCGCGTATCGGAACTGGTGAACGTGAAGAGCGCCGACCTCAACATGACCGGCGGCTACATCATGACGATGGGGAAAGGGGCGAAGGAGCGGATCATTCCCATCGGCGAGCGGGCGCTGGATGTGGTGAAACGGTATTGCGAAAAGGCGCGGCCGCTCTATATCAAAAAGACGAACCCCGGGGCGCTCTTCCTCACCAGGCTGGGAAAGCCGATGACGCGCCAGATGTTCTGGCAACTCATAAAAAAGTACGCCGGGAAGGCCGGCATCCCCGCGCGGATATCGCCCCATGTGCTGCGCCACTCATTCGCCACGCACCTGCTGGAGCACGGAGCCGACCTGCGCGCCGTGCAGATGATGCTGGGGCACAGCAGCATGACCACCACGCAGATATACACCCACATCAACCGGACGCGGCTGGCCGGAATCCACGCCAAAGCGCACCCGCGGGGGTAGCGTGGAATACATCTACGCGCTCGCGCTGCTGCTGGTACTGGCGCTGGCGGCTTCGGTGGCGGTCTATTTTTATGTGACGCGCGCCGAAGAAGCGCCGCCGCAAAAAAAACCGGCGCCGCAACCCGCGGCGGGAACGGCAAAGGCGGAGGCGGCCGGGAAAGAACCCCCCTATCCGCTGCCGCCGGAACTTCCGCGAACCATCGCCACCATCAAGCAACTGGCGCAGATGGATCCCGATATCGTGGCGAATATCTGCAAGCGCTGGCTGCGGCGGTAAATATCTCTCGGTGGGACTGACACTCCTCCGTCATCGGCCCTGGGGGCCAATATCCTCTTCAGCTTTTTTCCTTCGGCTTTCGGCCCCGTTTTTTTGGCGGTTGAATCAAACCGGGGAAAGCCGTTTTCAACGCTTCCACCGCATCCTCTTCCCGTTCATGGACGGTAAAGTGATTGCCAAGGCCGGCCATCGCCAGCAGCTTCAGCACCGTGGGGTGCAGGCAGCAGAGCGCCAGCGCCCCGCCGCCGCGCTTGAGAATGCCGTGGCGGCGCACCAGGTATCCCACCGCCACCGAATCGGCCATGTGCGCCCCCTTGAGGTTCACCACCGCACACGCCCTCTCGCCCGCGGCATCCAGCGCGGATTTCAGTTCTTCCAGGGAGTCGGCCATCAACTTTCCCCGCACGCGAAAAACGCGGAATCCCTCCGGCGTCACGTTCACTGAAACGGCCATACATCTCCCATCCCGCGAATTTATGGATATATCGATTAAGGTAGTAAAATAACCGTGAAATGTAAAGCGCGTTACGCGGCGGCGATGTGTTCCGCGCATTGGCGCAAAATTTAAGTGGCGCATTGAACAAAGTGGCCGATCATCCGGAGGTGGCGCATGGGCCTGCTAAGAAAATTCGACTTGCGTGATGTGGACAAACTGCGCCGTCCGGAGCGGCTGCAACGGGAAAACCCCGAAGTCATTTGGGAACAGATGGCGCTGGACAACCCCGAGGTGTTCGTGGACATCGGCGCGGGCATCGGCTTCGCCGCGGTTCCCTTTGCGCGGAAAATGCCCAGGGGGAAAGTCTACGCATGCGACCTCGCGCAGGAGATGCTCGATATCCTCCGGGCCGAATCGGACGCCGCCGGGGTGAAAAACATCCATCTGGTTAAAATGGAGGAGGTAAACATCCCGCTGCCGGACGCCATAGCCGACGGCGTGCTGATGCAGAACCTCCACCACGAGCTGCACCACCCGGTTGCCAGTTTGGCCGAATGCCTCCGCATCATGAAGGACGGCGCCAAGATCGCCATCATCGACTGGAAGAAGGAGCCGATGGAGATGGGGCCGCCGCCGGAACTGCGCGTCGCCGCCGCCGACATTGAAGGGCATCTCAAAGAGGCGGGTTTCGCCTGGGTGACGCACAACGAAGTGCTCCCCCTGCACTACTTCATCATCGGCGTGAAATAACCGCGCGCCGTCATTTGGGGGAGCGGAGCGGCGAAGCATCCCTTTCTTCATTCCCCCGGCGGGAGTCTCCGGAAGGGAAATAAACCACGAAGGACACGAATAATCAAAACTTATTTTTTCCCGCATCCCGTCCTCCCCATTCGCGTCATTCGTGCTATTCGTGGTCAAAAACCTCTTTCCGGAAAGAGATGCTTCCCCTTTGGCACAGGGATAACAGCCGGATATTTCACCTATTGTGTTAGAATCAATGGCAATTTGAGGGGAGAGCAATGTGGACAGCTATTCTTTTGCCAATGAATTTGCAGCTTTGAAAAGAAAAAGGGACAAGGAAAAAGAAGCCGGGAAAGCCGTCCCCGCTTCAAAGCCTGCCTCGGCGCAAGAGACGGCAGGACAAGACGGCGCCAGCTTCCCCATCGTCGGCATCGGCGCGTCAGCCGGGGGGGAGAAGGCGCTGCTGGCCGTCGGC
Above is a genomic segment from Nitrospinota bacterium containing:
- a CDS encoding TetR/AcrR family transcriptional regulator produces the protein MKKKELSLREIKFARTKLALLDAALAQLPGKPFDEITLGEICAAAEVSYATFFNYFGKKSDLLFYFIQLWSIEVSHHARGIEKEAGGVKAIESIFQYTARQCGKSPEIMGEIVSFLARRREKDTSAIAPLTGAEKRLRFPDIDDFEGLAEMGLLSLFPGHIETAIRKGELPPGTNVQEMVLALAVIFQGVPVTLGLAGAQNYAAAYRHQLRLLWAGARATLEEDLS
- the hypD gene encoding hydrogenase formation protein HypD, which produces MKYLSEFRDGALAKKVADAIHAESKTPLRIMEFCGGHTITLVKYGIPQMLPEQIEMISGPGCPVCVTTKKEIDAAIEIARRPDAVLASFGDMIRVPGTRESLQQAKSKGANVAVVYSPDDAVKLALEQPAKKVVFFAVGFETTAPVTAAAISYARAAKADNFFIYSAHKTTPAILAALLDGEVRLDAFICPGHVTTITGADIYKPLTGAGKPCIVSGFEPVDILRSVLMIVRQANRGVAETEIEYTRVATWAGNAHAQKLLADIFEPCDAVWRGIGPVPMSGLTCKGAYARYNAAREFGISFDGDEKETPGCICGSILRGMKKPADCKLFRRACNPENPIGACMVSDEGTCSVYYRFGGSHAEAAHAKV
- a CDS encoding nicotinate phosphoribosyltransferase, producing the protein MNAPHSGLFTDFYHLTMAQGYFAQKLAGRRASFDLFFRTQPFNGGFSIAAGLDGALDFLENLRFGGDDIAYLKERKVFTDEFLDHLRGFRFTGEVHAVPEGSPVFPMAPLLRVGGPLEQCQIVESPLLNIVNFQSLIATKAARISLEAGRDNVLEFGMRRAQGPNGALAASRAAYIGGCAATSCVLAGKIHGIPVSGTHAHSWVMAFPDELAAFRAFAGLYPDSCILLVDTYDTLKSGIPNAIAVGRELAAKGSRLRGVRLDSGDLAYLSVEARKMLDAAGLDYVKIVASGELDERIIHDLKSQGAKIDIFGVGTKLVTAEGSPSFSGIYKLAAVEAEGGAMAMKIKLSENIGKSTLPGVKQVWRLFDRDGGMMADLIDFEGERHDFTQGVWGYHPFLEYERKFYADIAAAVPLLKLVMMDGKRLAPPRPLAEIRAACRAGLETLHPTMRRLLNPHIYKVSLGQSLFEATRRLRMRENP
- a CDS encoding MBL fold metallo-hydrolase — protein: MKIEIITVGPIDVNCHILYCERHKAAIIVDPGDSSRRIIDFLNSRELKPKLIVNTHCHPDHTGAVAALTAHYEIPFLCHKDDEWMAYDEGMIQLGRYYGVKAMPKADGAVEDGEMISLCGDFMIQVIHTPGHSPGGICLLANGKHLLTGDTLFQGSIGRSDLTGGDHDLLIDSIRQKLLVLPDEVIVYPGHGETSTIGDEKRHNPFLRQTEGFA
- a CDS encoding STAS domain-containing protein; translation: MAVSVNVTPEGFRVFRVRGKLMADSLEELKSALDAAGERACAVVNLKGAHMADSVAVGYLVRRHGILKRGGGALALCCLHPTVLKLLAMAGLGNHFTVHEREEDAVEALKTAFPGLIQPPKKRGRKPKEKS
- a CDS encoding HypC/HybG/HupF family hydrogenase formation chaperone → MCLAVPMELVEKSEFRGVARLGGVSRDVNLMLVPEAGVGDYVIIHAGCAISVLSREEAQRTLDLLGEIEGIGDLGGKPA
- the pncA gene encoding bifunctional nicotinamidase/pyrazinamidase; its protein translation is MAPVESDVLVVVDVQNDFCPGGALAVPEGDAVVPVINRLAGWFPRVIATQDWHPAGHRSFASAHPGKKPFDTAELPYGVQVLWPDHCVQGTRGAEFHPALAITRCELILRKGFRERIDSYSAFFENDRTTPTGLDGYLRARGFRRIFLAGLATDFCVSYSAIDARRAGFETFVIEDACRGIAVNGSVAAAWAGMEKAGVRRIASADIAAAAR
- the xerD gene encoding site-specific tyrosine recombinase XerD, which codes for MTHPLLDEWLEHLTVERNLSENTVDAYGRDVAEFLAHFKSPSAPGLEQITAAELVGYFKTLLDNKIAARSRGRKLSALRMFYRHLVAQKHVNADPTQNMENPGAAKHLPKVLNSRQVDALLEQPDQDAKEGLRDAAMLELLYSTGMRVSELVNVKSADLNMTGGYIMTMGKGAKERIIPIGERALDVVKRYCEKARPLYIKKTNPGALFLTRLGKPMTRQMFWQLIKKYAGKAGIPARISPHVLRHSFATHLLEHGADLRAVQMMLGHSSMTTTQIYTHINRTRLAGIHAKAHPRG
- a CDS encoding class I SAM-dependent methyltransferase, producing the protein MGLLRKFDLRDVDKLRRPERLQRENPEVIWEQMALDNPEVFVDIGAGIGFAAVPFARKMPRGKVYACDLAQEMLDILRAESDAAGVKNIHLVKMEEVNIPLPDAIADGVLMQNLHHELHHPVASLAECLRIMKDGAKIAIIDWKKEPMEMGPPPELRVAAADIEGHLKEAGFAWVTHNEVLPLHYFIIGVK
- a CDS encoding hydrogenase expression/formation protein HypE; the encoded protein is MPKSEVVTLAHGGGGTASAELVARVFLPHFENEFLLSLSDGALLPPIAGRIAVSTDS